In the genome of Pseudoalteromonas rubra, one region contains:
- a CDS encoding LodA/GoxA family CTQ-dependent oxidase: MSKTLFKIHPAIGIARVGNSEEYYLAPESIAALPQPGKPQKTTGGLPLDPATGEVITSSQLRDEQGAFKRQAARFRVFAYTDVDQPSYPEQGHSQELTVGASFQGKTVTNIKWCVHLANKKSAWFVNDDDHGVVAYENGKFPVLRNLSEGLDPYNESRLSRLVIDAGPRVVDRETPEAEFDNSEVAAYLKDGNKVEVADYPKSFPYMHFDYLDIPEKNEQVTSAEFKIKDVVDRSDIHKARTPYGITSLGELHTDAQGRLIVAGGYGKAVGWRLDSKDKPVPIEGPVNNDQWFDDTSDGPVTAVVEFDDGSIEEVFGGWAVVTDPSYAPQTLNVVSLFDEAYDTFVRKLNLQPELYRDGKFNPDYKPAFDDHIKPIFKATGQQLWNAYLPEIAIQAHKSVDAIVAEDDPDRTILAGLAYIRQPNPGTEATWRSQSIDEGAPLMPLALGDSSAAGGKPFLTPTVTQYQFLHCWSNHNYVHTSAQKLNEGEYLDRATLQNCLGGRFSPGIDMTWIIREPAMYQDWLTGAGPFRIKHKPLNYSTAQTEKPFLGLGWIPQHEDVEHLGLEPGDATKFMALPWHADYNSCAIHQTSPNDLNSETLYWSWPAQRPVTVYVAEDYDINSKELPAQRYSVRGSGTYPQENSPEDKHDLANAGRFWEYREMLTKWDDIGVIVQGTVIDDGKQYADHVYLEVESRLKGCEPELADPTPWPMIGGNGTATKKK; this comes from the coding sequence ATGTCTAAAACACTATTCAAAATTCATCCTGCTATTGGCATTGCACGCGTTGGTAACAGTGAAGAATATTACCTGGCGCCTGAGAGCATCGCTGCACTACCTCAGCCAGGCAAACCACAGAAAACCACGGGGGGATTGCCGCTCGATCCAGCTACAGGTGAAGTGATCACCAGCTCTCAATTGCGCGATGAGCAAGGTGCTTTTAAACGCCAGGCAGCACGCTTTCGTGTGTTTGCTTACACTGACGTTGATCAGCCGAGCTACCCTGAACAAGGCCATAGCCAGGAGCTGACTGTGGGCGCCAGCTTTCAGGGCAAAACCGTGACTAACATCAAATGGTGTGTGCATCTGGCCAATAAGAAATCGGCCTGGTTCGTAAACGACGACGACCACGGTGTCGTTGCCTACGAAAATGGTAAGTTCCCGGTGTTACGTAACCTGTCTGAGGGCCTGGACCCTTACAATGAAAGCCGGTTATCCAGACTGGTCATAGACGCAGGCCCACGCGTGGTTGACCGGGAGACGCCCGAGGCTGAGTTTGATAACAGCGAAGTAGCGGCTTACCTGAAAGACGGTAACAAAGTTGAAGTCGCGGATTACCCTAAATCCTTCCCGTATATGCACTTTGACTACCTGGATATCCCAGAGAAAAACGAACAAGTGACAAGTGCTGAGTTCAAGATTAAGGACGTGGTAGATCGCAGCGACATCCATAAAGCACGCACACCTTATGGGATCACCAGCCTGGGTGAGCTACACACAGATGCACAAGGACGTCTAATTGTTGCCGGTGGTTATGGTAAGGCTGTTGGCTGGAGACTCGATAGCAAAGACAAGCCAGTGCCGATTGAAGGACCTGTCAACAACGACCAGTGGTTTGACGATACGTCAGACGGCCCGGTGACGGCTGTGGTTGAATTTGACGATGGCAGCATCGAGGAAGTATTTGGCGGCTGGGCGGTTGTGACCGACCCCAGTTACGCGCCACAAACGCTGAATGTGGTTTCTCTGTTTGATGAAGCCTACGATACCTTTGTCAGAAAGCTGAATTTACAACCTGAGTTATATCGCGATGGTAAATTTAATCCGGATTATAAACCGGCATTTGATGACCACATTAAACCGATCTTTAAAGCGACCGGGCAGCAACTGTGGAACGCCTACTTACCTGAAATTGCCATCCAGGCTCACAAATCGGTAGACGCGATCGTTGCAGAGGATGATCCGGACCGCACCATTTTAGCTGGCTTAGCCTATATTCGTCAGCCTAACCCGGGCACTGAGGCAACCTGGCGCTCGCAGTCGATTGACGAAGGCGCACCACTGATGCCGCTGGCGTTAGGTGATTCCAGTGCTGCAGGTGGTAAACCGTTTTTAACCCCCACAGTTACTCAGTATCAGTTCCTGCACTGCTGGTCGAATCATAACTATGTGCACACCAGCGCGCAAAAGCTCAATGAGGGCGAATACCTGGATCGGGCGACTCTGCAAAACTGCTTAGGTGGACGCTTTAGCCCGGGCATAGATATGACCTGGATCATTCGCGAGCCCGCCATGTATCAGGACTGGCTGACCGGTGCAGGACCATTTCGGATCAAGCATAAACCGCTTAACTACTCGACAGCGCAAACCGAAAAGCCATTTTTGGGCTTGGGCTGGATCCCACAACATGAAGACGTCGAGCATTTGGGTTTAGAGCCAGGTGATGCCACTAAGTTTATGGCCCTGCCCTGGCATGCAGATTATAACTCCTGTGCTATTCACCAGACTTCGCCGAATGACCTCAATTCTGAAACGCTCTACTGGTCATGGCCGGCGCAGCGCCCGGTTACAGTTTATGTAGCGGAAGACTATGATATCAATAGCAAAGAACTACCGGCACAGCGTTACTCGGTGCGAGGCTCCGGCACTTATCCGCAGGAAAACTCTCCAGAGGATAAACATGATTTAGCCAATGCAGGGCGCTTCTGGGAATACCGGGAAATGCTGACCAAGTGGGACGACATTGGCGTAATAGTTCAGGGCACGGTGATTGATGATGGCAAGCAGTACGCTGACCATGTTTACCTTGAAGTAGAAAGCAGATTAAAGGGCTGTGAACCTGAGTTAGCCGATCCAACCCCCTGGCCAATGATAGGTGGTAATGGCACAGCAACGAAAAAGAAATAA
- a CDS encoding ferritin-like domain-containing protein, translating to MIKLENPSNFLMAKPLQKPKKVVGGWSDKQLHDHLQWAVDVEMYTIPFYMAAMYSIKDQSTEAGRLIKSVVNQEMLHLQSAANLANAYGTALEIRAPQYGTTIPHLDFDLDDPNPKDIYFPHSTAIGAFDVERLNTMCIIEFPTWKEKGGTGATDEYGSIGELYAAIKAGCEARVDLLQANAKQVNHFGNFYPDTQLTITEAGSDGLTQAYNLIDLITDQGEGYEKTAQYIPPEYQNRADDIQPTWDHYEKFTYLLKQPLPETHAIVPYGERQKSLQQIQLQHFSEFLEIMNETFTTGNTPDDFAVVMYKNGAAISACWQNGVLPLFSMPNDQ from the coding sequence ATGATTAAACTCGAGAACCCATCGAATTTTTTGATGGCAAAACCATTACAAAAGCCAAAAAAAGTGGTAGGTGGCTGGAGCGATAAACAATTGCATGACCACTTACAGTGGGCGGTTGACGTTGAGATGTACACCATTCCATTTTATATGGCTGCTATGTATTCCATTAAAGATCAATCCACTGAAGCTGGTCGCTTGATCAAGTCGGTCGTGAACCAGGAGATGTTGCACCTGCAAAGCGCAGCAAACCTTGCCAACGCCTATGGCACTGCTCTTGAGATCCGCGCCCCTCAGTACGGCACAACTATCCCACATCTGGATTTTGACCTGGATGATCCTAACCCGAAAGACATCTACTTCCCACACTCAACGGCCATCGGCGCGTTTGACGTGGAAAGACTGAATACCATGTGTATTATCGAATTCCCCACCTGGAAAGAGAAAGGCGGCACCGGTGCCACAGATGAATATGGCTCCATTGGCGAGTTATACGCTGCAATCAAAGCTGGCTGTGAAGCACGTGTTGATTTACTTCAGGCCAACGCAAAACAGGTAAACCACTTTGGAAACTTTTACCCTGATACGCAGCTGACAATCACCGAAGCTGGCTCTGATGGTTTGACGCAGGCTTACAACCTCATTGATTTAATCACCGATCAGGGAGAAGGGTATGAAAAAACAGCACAGTATATTCCGCCAGAATATCAAAATCGTGCGGATGATATTCAGCCTACCTGGGATCACTACGAAAAATTCACTTACCTGTTAAAACAGCCTTTGCCAGAAACCCACGCGATTGTGCCTTACGGTGAACGACAAAAGAGCCTGCAACAAATTCAGTTGCAACACTTTAGCGAATTTCTGGAAATCATGAATGAGACCTTTACGACAGGGAACACTCCGGATGACTTTGCGGTAGTGATGTACAAAAATGGCGCAGCAATCTCAGCCTGCTGGCAAAATGGCGTGTTGCCTTTGTTTTCAATGCCAAATGATCAATAA
- a CDS encoding esterase/lipase family protein, translating into MKKITLSLLLCVTSLFAQLAHSNDELEYPVVLVHGLFGFDNLLGVDYFYRVPSVIRQEGGNVYVAEVSSAHNSELRGEQLLEQVALIRALTGKDKVNLIGHSQGAQTIRYVASVKPQWVASVTSIGGVNWGSRFADVVRGGVDQGSFSEQFLASLANGLAGLIDLLSGKPTAPKDALEALSALTTEGTIAFNQKYPEGVPAQYCGQGETLASNGVYYFSWSGSRAWTNLLDPADNALLLFSGVFDEANDGLVSACSSNLGNVIGNDFKMNHLDQVNQTIGIHHLFETDPLTVYRQHIRRLKGLNL; encoded by the coding sequence ATGAAAAAAATAACACTCTCACTCTTACTTTGCGTGACGTCACTCTTTGCGCAACTGGCGCACAGTAATGATGAGCTCGAATACCCTGTGGTGCTGGTTCATGGTTTGTTTGGTTTTGATAATTTACTGGGGGTCGATTATTTCTATCGGGTGCCTTCAGTGATCCGCCAGGAAGGCGGGAACGTCTATGTGGCAGAAGTCTCATCAGCACACAACTCAGAACTACGCGGTGAGCAATTGCTGGAGCAGGTTGCGTTGATCAGAGCACTGACAGGCAAAGACAAAGTCAACCTGATAGGCCATAGCCAGGGCGCACAAACTATTCGTTATGTGGCATCGGTTAAGCCCCAATGGGTTGCGTCGGTAACCAGTATAGGTGGGGTTAACTGGGGTAGCCGCTTTGCTGATGTGGTGCGTGGTGGTGTGGATCAGGGATCTTTTTCGGAGCAGTTCTTAGCGTCTCTGGCCAATGGTCTGGCTGGATTGATTGATTTGTTATCAGGCAAGCCAACGGCGCCCAAAGATGCCCTTGAAGCGCTGAGTGCACTGACAACTGAAGGCACCATCGCTTTTAATCAAAAGTATCCTGAAGGCGTGCCAGCTCAGTATTGCGGTCAGGGTGAAACGCTGGCCAGTAACGGCGTGTACTATTTTTCCTGGAGCGGCAGCCGGGCATGGACCAATTTGCTGGACCCGGCTGATAATGCTTTGTTACTGTTCTCTGGTGTGTTTGACGAAGCCAATGACGGCCTGGTTTCCGCTTGCTCAAGTAATCTGGGCAATGTGATTGGCAATGACTTTAAGATGAACCACCTGGATCAGGTCAATCAGACAATTGGTATTCATCATCTGTTCGAAACGGACCCTCTGACTGTGTATCGTCAGCATATTCGCCGCCTGAAGGGGTTAAATCTATGA
- a CDS encoding lipase secretion chaperone: MRYWRLLSLSCVGLSVCLWTLLSERDPEVTTEIVTGSARVVTETPHQIKAQSAAVMPAEPEHCSAITRAHKHQLDDWVLLLQNEQLEQHWAQQTHRLPPCLRDIAHDYMAYKQALTQVDTNLTMHERFEALQTLQGLYFSAEVIAAWFESENRWHAQTLARWQILSDKTLSEQTRTELIGAHISQLPQTERQTIEATQTLITLKHSWHNMDYNQLSARYGDAAAQRLMQVRHNQSSWTQRVSEYKQRRSELLEKGASDDALASLTQTLFTQNERKRLSVILSQAH, from the coding sequence ATGAGGTATTGGCGTCTACTTTCACTCAGTTGTGTTGGACTAAGTGTCTGTCTTTGGACTCTGTTATCCGAACGAGACCCTGAAGTTACCACTGAGATAGTGACTGGCTCCGCACGCGTAGTGACAGAGACGCCACACCAGATTAAAGCGCAGTCTGCCGCTGTGATGCCAGCAGAGCCTGAGCATTGCAGCGCCATTACCCGGGCACATAAGCACCAGCTCGACGACTGGGTTTTGTTATTGCAAAACGAGCAACTGGAACAGCACTGGGCGCAACAGACACATCGCCTACCACCCTGTTTGAGGGATATCGCCCACGATTATATGGCCTATAAACAGGCACTGACTCAGGTAGATACTAATCTGACTATGCACGAGCGTTTTGAAGCACTGCAAACGCTTCAGGGACTGTACTTTTCCGCTGAAGTGATAGCCGCTTGGTTTGAAAGCGAGAACCGTTGGCATGCTCAGACCTTAGCACGCTGGCAGATTTTATCTGACAAAACCCTGAGCGAGCAGACCCGGACTGAGCTGATTGGCGCGCATATCAGTCAGTTACCACAAACAGAGCGACAAACGATAGAAGCCACCCAAACCCTGATCACGTTAAAACACAGTTGGCACAACATGGATTACAATCAACTCAGTGCCCGGTATGGAGATGCAGCAGCACAGCGTTTAATGCAAGTTCGCCACAATCAATCCAGTTGGACGCAGCGAGTAAGCGAGTATAAACAACGACGGTCTGAGCTTTTAGAAAAAGGCGCGTCTGATGACGCACTGGCATCGCTGACACAAACGTTGTTTACACAAAACGAGAGAAAAAGATTGTCCGTTATTTTGTCACAGGCGCACTAA
- a CDS encoding thiol-disulfide oxidoreductase DCC family protein: MRELTIFYDGTCPLCVKEMTALTKRDTAKRIATVDIYSEDFAQYPTIDANEANTILHALDADGNLILGLDVTHQAWRLVGMGWLYAPLRWPIIKPLADKLYLVFAKNRYRISYWLTGRSRCDSGVCRK; encoded by the coding sequence ATGCGTGAACTAACCATATTTTATGACGGCACCTGTCCACTGTGCGTAAAGGAAATGACGGCACTGACAAAACGCGACACGGCGAAGCGGATCGCAACAGTAGATATCTACAGTGAGGACTTTGCACAGTATCCAACCATTGACGCCAATGAAGCAAATACGATTTTACATGCGCTCGATGCAGACGGTAATCTAATACTTGGTCTTGATGTCACACATCAGGCCTGGCGACTGGTGGGGATGGGATGGTTATACGCGCCACTAAGATGGCCAATCATAAAGCCACTCGCAGACAAACTCTATTTAGTGTTTGCAAAAAACCGCTACCGTATTTCTTATTGGCTCACCGGCCGCTCTCGGTGCGACAGCGGCGTATGTCGAAAATAA